Proteins encoded in a region of the Triplophysa dalaica isolate WHDGS20190420 chromosome 10, ASM1584641v1, whole genome shotgun sequence genome:
- the amh gene encoding muellerian-inhibiting factor — protein sequence MESEKMLVQARICLMLLLGLTGSYSATVGHAEQDVVQVMTPSGHDEEGDVRHAAHLPKIVAEHPIDPPAHSAHATEEVLCHDKQTASYDAVDDFLSALNHGSELGSTELQRFGICSQHDAIRDLQVTALTQLTERVRQQQNGIKGVQATEVDVWEAEKEEEIILALKFPRFIHPTSPFSLMLLFNVGSIEADDLTIVFNSHFLHPNTQTVCISESTRFLVLTGRQRESHSHTHLKLRVKVDTLKAVHGKKLSLSDLQEILMRKVNDSNITMKPTLLFLAEKGQSESASPFKYPSPLPPSKTFLFLCELQKFLKDVLPQKNAPESQEEESTSSLYALNSLPSLTLGKSSPQFLLSGLVNSSTQTLFVFPPHQQRLQTHRVELNLESPLLFVLRLRLDEAIAQVKKEEAAHKVIYRLQRLIEMSALPPEGTNEEAVTIEHKEAQYRSVLLLKALQTVLSILEVERGQRAARADEDSQATSQQCRLQSLIVSLRKYTLEPSVAKINNCEGSCSFPLSTTSNNHVVLLNSHIQSGHPVNRSPCCVPVEYDDLCVIELESKATVTSFKPKVVATKCECR from the exons ATGGAATCAGAGAAGATGCTCGTGCAGGCAAGAATTTGCCTGATGCTTTTACTGGGTTTGACTGGGTCATATAGTGCCACAGTGGGACATGCGGAGCAAGACGTCGTCCAGGTGATGACGCCGTCAG GACACGATGAGGAGGGTGATGTCAGACATGCAGCGCATTTGCCCAAAATTGTCGCTGAACACCCGATTGACCCACCTGCCCATTCAGCTCATGCCACTGAAGAGGTCCTATGTCATGACAAGCAAACAGCTAGTTATGATGCCGTGGATGACTTCCTGTCTGCCCTGAATCACGGCAGTGAACTGGGGAGTACGGAGTTACAGCGATTCGGAATATGTTCGCAACATGATGCAATTCGTGATTTGCAGGTTACTGCATTGACACAACTAACCGAGAGAGTGCGGCAACAGCAAAATGGCATTAAGGGTGTCCAGGCTACAGAGG TTGATGTCTGGGAGGCTGAGAAGGAAGAAGAGATCATTTTGGCCCTCAAGTTCCCGAGGTTTATCCATCCTACCAGCCCCTTCTCTTTGATGCTCCTGTTTAACGTGGGATCCATTGAGGCAGACGACTTGACTATAGTGTTCAACAGTCATTTCCTGCATCCAAATACGCAg ACGGTTTGCATTTCAGAGAGCACGCGTTTCCTCGTCCTTACAGGAAGACAAAGGGAGAGTCATTCACATACTCACCTAAAGCTGAGAGTTAAAGTTGATACACTGAAAGCTGTACATG GGAAGAAACTCAGTCTGTCTGATCTTCAGGAAATCTTGATGAGGAAGGTGAACGACAGCAATATCACAATGAAGCCGACGTTGCTTTTCCTCGCTGAGAAAGGCCAAAGTGAAAGTGCTTCTCCTTTTAAATACCCCAG TCCTCTTcctccttccaaaacctttCTTTTCCTGTGCGAGCTGCAGAAGTTCTTGAAGGACGTTCTTCCTCAGAAGAATGCGCCAGAGTCTCAGGAAGAGGAGAGCACAAGCTCTTTATACGCACTTAACTCTCTACCATCTTTGACCCTTGGAAAGTCATCCCCGCAGTTCCTTCTTTCAGGCCTGGTGAATTCATCCACTCAGACTTTATTTGTGTTCCCACCGCACCAGCAAAGACTCCAGACTCACCGTGTGGAGCTGAACCTGGAGAGTCCTCTGCTTTTTGTGCTCAGACTGAGACTGGATGAAGCCATTGCTCAGGTGAAGAAGGAGGAGGCGGCGCATAAGGTGATTTACAGGCTTCAGCGACTAATTGAAATGAGTGCCCTTCCTCCAGAAGGAACGAATGAAGAAGCAG TCACGATAGAGCACAAAGAAGCCCAATACAGGTCCGTTTTGCTGCTGAAAGCGCTCCAGACGGTACTCAGCATCTTGGAGGTGGAACGGGGCCAAAGGGCCGCCAGAGCGGACGAAGACAGCCAGGCGACATCCCAACAGTGTCGGCTTCAGTCCTTGATCGTATCCCTGAGGAAGTACACCCTCGAACCCTCCGTGGCCAAGATCAATAACTGCGAAGGATCCTGCAGTTTCCCTCTAAGCACCACCAGCAACAACCACGTCGTCCTCTTGAACAGCCACATCCAGAGCGGCCACCCCGTCAACCGCTCTCCGTGCTGCGTGCCAGTGGAATACGACGACCTTTGCGTGATTGAGCTGGAGAGCAAGGCCACCGTCACGTCCTTCAAGCCCAAGGTGGTGGCGACCAAGTGCGAGTGTCGTTGA